A window of the Dunckerocampus dactyliophorus isolate RoL2022-P2 chromosome 19, RoL_Ddac_1.1, whole genome shotgun sequence genome harbors these coding sequences:
- the LOC129171898 gene encoding prospero homeobox protein 1-like, whose product MHLSMWNKNLCSRMDHCTGKQPFESDSQVPDKFEPSGKVSEKNRKLLENFYYGSSDLVLGEHPCSPAAKPERSGRQAKRARVENIIRGMTPGDGLADAQMKEEHEAFGMQVSQSRMGQGGGDIQSSRYQGWKTAKMGNFSSKLMADVLKYELSRAVSRSVDSVFKSMPLPLKDSDCADSQRNPSTESSGGDDEELPVQDVQTEALSLVVQGSQTATVHQPRNDPTAVVLNAVHRSALGCRSGWESRQVTFDSPWNSIKVGSKVNSRSLRSPPGHMIKLDAMLLDNLCLPHVKIEPSSPLKKNAYVLSEGLTTTHLKKAKLMFFYTRYPSSMVLKMCFRDVQMTRCITSQLIKWFSNFREFYYIQMEKFARHIVLEGASDARALSVGRESELFRALNMHYNKGNDFQVPDRFLEVAEITLRQFYIAIFTGKDREPSWKKTIYKVICKLDTDVPAEFKSYG is encoded by the exons ATGCATCTCAGCATGTGGAACAAAAACTTGTGTTCCAGGATGGATCACTGCACCGGCAAGCAACCTTTTGAGTCCGACTCACAAGTACCAGACAAGTTTGAACCTTCAGGAAAAGTCAGTGAGAAGAACAGGAAGTTACTGGAAAACTTTTATTACGGTAGCAgtgatttggtgttgggtgagCACCCGTGCTCTCCTGCAGCCAAACCTGAACGGAGCGGCCGCCAAGCAAAGCGTGCACGAGTGGAGAACATCATCCGAGGCATGACGCCTGGTGATGGCCTCGCGGATGCGCAGATGAAGGAAGAACATGAAGCATTTGGAATGCAAGTTAGCCAGTCACGCATGGGTCAAGGGGGCGGTGACATCCAAAGTAGCAGATACCAGGGATGGAAAACGGCTAAGATGGGGAACTTCAGTTCCAAGCTAATGGCAGATGTTCTGAAGTACGAACTATCCCGAGCGGTCAGTAGGAGTGTTGACTCAGTTTTCAAAAGCATGCCCCTGCCTCTAAAAGACAGCGATTGTGCAGATTCCCAAAGAAATCCTTCCACGGAGTCCTCAGGTGGTGATGATGAAGAGTTGCCGGTACAGGATGTTCAAACCGAGGCGCTCTCTTTGGTGGTACAAGGGTCACAAACAGCCACAGTTCACCAGCCAAGGAACGATCCCACCGCTGTAGTCCTTAATGCCGTCCATCGCAGCGCTCTCGGGTGTCGCTCCGGGTGGGAATCTCGACAGGTGACATTTGACTCGCCGTGGAACTCCATCAAAGTCGGATCAAAGGTCAACTCCAGGTCTTTGAGGAGCCCACCCGGTCACATGATCAAATTGGATGCGATGCTTTTGGACAACCTTTGCCTCCCGCATGTCAAGATTGAGCCCAGCAGCCCTCTAAAGAAAAATGCTTACGTATTGAGC GAGGGACTGACGACGACCCATCTGAAGAAAGCAAAGCTGATGTTCTTCTACACGCGCTATCCAAGCTCAATGGTGCTGAAGATGTGTTTCCGTGACGTGCAG ATGACACGCTGCATCACATCCCAGCTCATCAAGTGGTTCAGTAACTTCAGGGAGTTCTACTACATCCAGATGGAGAAGTTTGCCCGCCACATTGTCTTGGAGGGGGCGTCTGACGCGAGGGCGCTGTCTGTGGGCAGAGAGTCGGAACTTTTCAGGGCCCTCAATATGCACTACAACAAAGGAAATGACTTCCAG GTCCCGGACCGGTTCCTCGAAGTGGCAGAGATTACACTGAGACAATTCTACATTGCCATTTTTACGGGCAAGGATCGAGAGCCATCCTGGAAAAAAACAATCTACAAGGTGATCTGTAAACTGGACACGGACGTTCCTGCTGAGTTCAAGAGTTACGGATGA
- the LOC129171901 gene encoding jun dimerization protein 2-like: MMPGQIPDPSLAAGSLPSLGPLAGISATTLTDQLKLADFHQLGAMFSPLHFLGRLGKRPLAIKTEMDEDEERRKRRREKNKVAAARCRNKKKERTDFLQRESERLEMVNSELKAQIEELRLERQQLMVMLNLHRPTCIVRTDSVKTPDSEANPLLEQLSSDAK, translated from the exons ATGATGCCAGGACAGATACCGGACCCTTCGCTGGCGGCGGGCTCCCTGCCCAGCCTGGGCCCACTGGCGGGCATCTCGGCCACCACGCTCACCGACCAGCTGAAACTGGCAGACTTCCACCAGCTGGGCGCCATGTTCTCGCCGCTGCACTTCCTGGGGCGGCTGGGGAAGAGGCCGCTCGCCATCAAGACGGAG ATGGACGAAGATGAAGAGAGGAGGAAACGAAggcgagaaaaaaacaaagtagcaGCAGCGCGATGCCGAAACAAGAAGAAGGAGCGAACAGACTTCCTCCAAAGG GAATCGGAACGCCTGGAAATGGTGAACTCGGAGCTGAAGGCCCAGATCGAGGAGCTCCGCCTGGAGAGGCAGCAGCTCATGGTGATGCTCAACCTCCACCGGCCCACCTGCATCGTGAGGACCGACAGCGTCAAAACCCCCGACAGCGAGGCCAACCCGCTGCTGGAGCAGCTGTCCTCCGACGCCAAATGA